The Solenopsis invicta isolate M01_SB chromosome 12, UNIL_Sinv_3.0, whole genome shotgun sequence genome window below encodes:
- the LOC105202706 gene encoding stimulator of interferon genes protein, which translates to MENKYSSTDSKLKIYLAYSVILLVLFIYAAYKAMKDRAMASVIAVTFVTSVFVEAFLICDLILRLCQTVISITDVDQQSRESFWSMAKDYFTLNTASVTIFVISTLLCFCLSITIRTCPLNYVWDFGPEVGLSMMIFSFCLLTRICNLADWEKRSLSDLSVMKGLDYGTGMAYSFYYGYLRLILPSTETGRKGIIEKIETFEANHNITFPVHKLFLLIPSSGYIPPDLKEASYQWMESTSNLEEEERNRAGNIGRIYLNSAYKIYLDGRNSGNDPVYAVVEGASPLLTYHEVLQHNHPESSVYKRYKSKIIERFYTKLLETLQSNPETRDLCELIYYNDYDANGDKVNVAKIILERISKIKKSA; encoded by the coding sequence ATGGAGAACAAATATTCATCAACTGACAGCAAGTTGAAAATCTACCTGGCGTACAGTGTCATTCTCCTCGTCCTTTTCATCTATGCCGCATACAAGGCAATGAAGGACCGAGCAATGGCATCGGTGATCGCCGTCACCTTCGTCACGTCTGTCTTCGTCGAGGCCTTCCTGATCTGCGACCTGATATTGCGTCTATGCCAGACAGTGATCTCGATCACGGACGTGGACCAGCAATCCAGAGAGAGCTTTTGGTCGATGGCAAAAGATTATTTCACCCTCAATACCGCGTCGGTAACAATTTTTGTCATCAGCACACTGCTATGCTTCTGCCTCAGCATCACCATCCGCACATGCCCATTGAATTACGTCTGGGACTTTGGGCCTGAGGTAGGATTGTCAATGATGATATTTTCCTTCTGCCTGCTCACCAGAATATGCAATCTGGCTGACTGGGAGAAGAGATCGCTTTCTGATCTCAGTGTTATGAAGGGTCTGGATTATGGCACGGGTATGGCGTACAGTTTCTACTATGGCTACCTAAGATTGATTTTACCCTCTACTGAAACCGGCAGGAAGGGAATAATTGAGAAAATCGAGACCTTTGAGGCTAATCATAACATTACATTCCCAGTACACAAGCTGTTTTTATTAATACCGTCGTCAGGATATATTCCACCAGACTTAAAGGAGGCGTCATATCAATGGATGGAGAGCACCAGCAATCTGGAAGAGGAAGAACGCAACCGAGCTGGCAATATAGGCAGAATATATCTTAACAGTGCTTACAAGATATATCTTGATGGAAGAAATTCAGGTAATGATCCAGTTTACGCGGTGGTGGAAGGTGCGTCACCTTTGTTAACGTACCACGAAGTACTGCAACACAATCATCCAGAATCCTCTGTGTACAAACGATATAAAAGTAAGATTATCGAGAGGTTTTATACAAAACTACTAGAAACTTTGCAAAGCAACCCAGAAACCAGGGATTTAtgtgaattaatttattacaacgATTACGACGCAAATGGTGATAAAgttaatgttgcaaaaataatattagaaaggATATCCAAAATAAAGAAATCTGCATAA